One region of Triticum aestivum cultivar Chinese Spring chromosome 6B, IWGSC CS RefSeq v2.1, whole genome shotgun sequence genomic DNA includes:
- the LOC123136129 gene encoding uncharacterized protein: MSACAGKVSKVLDDDDLLREIIIRVGFPTTLVRAALVCKRWYHHASEPAFLRHFCERHLSCLLGFYVEDREDHKMASIRFFSLLNKPRELAAIVRSLLGYSWDAYRSAPANFLCSRNGRVFISLYDQVNRSKFTVGAHSPLCPERGLTVVPPFPHIEIQDGYSRTMNDLFSVDEVNDLSLLHVLVVSNMQRTKSTVHVHMWRHGDGVWRTYLTLDTDQLLDPRREPKSVLANNKIYIASAQSDIVVFDLIASSISMFQLPQGVEYGDTDTMLAQAQDASGVYLIHAKKLQLHIWLHKGDNWLLVDTICLREMVANMWIPGYRVEDDSYAPLRIKHVGDHAEFMFLEMGRCALQLDVKCMQLRKVYVMAEEEVRLGDIHPLKMIWPPIFPALKDNPASSK; this comes from the exons ATGTCTGCATGTGCTGGAAAGGTATCAAAGGTGCTCGACGACGATGACCTCCTCAGGGAGATCATTATCCGCGTCGGCTTCCCCACCACCCTTGTCCGTGCTGCCCTTGTCTGCAAGCGCTGGTACCATCATGCCTCTGAACCCGCCTTCCTCCGCCATTTTTGCGAGCGCCACCTGTCCTgcctccttggcttctacgtcgaGGATAGGGAAGATCATAAAATGGCTTCTATTCGGTTCTTCAGTTTGCTAAATAAGCCCCGAGAACTTGCTGCCATCGTCCGCTCTCTGCTGGGCTACAGTTGGGACGCCTACCGCAGCGCGCCGGCCAACTTCCTCTGCTCCCGGAACGGCAGAGTCTTCATCAGCTTGTACGACCAGGTCAACCGCAGCAAATTTACAGTTGGGGCGCACAGTCCATTATGTCCTGAGAGAGGCCTGACTGTTGTCCCACCATTCCCACACATTGAAATCCAGGATGGCTATTCCCGCACGATGAATGATCTCTTCTCCGTAGATGAAGTCAATGACTTGTCCTTGTTGCATGTGTTGGTGGTGTCTAACATGCAGAGAACAAAATCTACGGTGCACGTACATATGTGGCGACATGGTGATGGTGTGTGGCGCACGTATCTTACCTTGGACACAGACCAGCTCCTTGATCCACGACGGGAACCAAAATCTGTGCTCGCCAACAATAAAATCTACATAGCAAGCGCCCAGAGCGACATTGTTGTCTTTGATTTGATTGCCTCGAGCATCTCTATGTTTCAGCTCCCACAAGGGGTGGAGTATGGCGATACAGATACCATGTTGGCACAGGCTCAGGATGCTTCTGGTGTGTATCTCATCCATGCAAAGAAGCTTCAGCTTCACATTTGGCTCCACAAGGGGGACAACTGGTTACTGGTGGACACCATTTGTTTGCGTGAGATGGTAGCTAATATGTGGATTCCAGGTTACAGGGTTGAAGATGATTCCTACGCTCCTCTCCGGATAAAGCATGTGGGGGACCATGCTGAGTTTATGTTCTTGGAGATGGGTCGATGCGCACTTCAATTAGATGTCAAGTGCATGCAGTTGCGTAAAGTGTATGTCATGGCAGAAGAAGAAGTGCGTTTGGGTGATATCCATCCTCTTAAGATGATTTGGCCGCCCATATTCCCTGCGCTCAAGGATAATCCTGCAAG CTCCAAATAA